The sequence ctttcttttacttacccataatttttataatcgttgtgagatccatttttatgtagaaaattattggtttgatttgacattgtgaatattataatactgaagAACAACTGCGCAATAAGTAATCTGTAGAACGCACTACTCGCTGTATGCAATGTCAAAAGCTTATATATACAATTCCCCTACCGCCCCCCTTCTTACACGTAAGATAATACAAGGAGCGTATACGCCCCTTCCGCTTACAAATAAAAAGTGAACACGCGCGCAACATGGGATTCGGaacatcgatgaaattatataacCGCTTTTATTTTTTCTCACTCCCCACCTTCGCGATTTTATAATGTCCCCAAGGAAGggtttcgatcgaattgtttaaaatgtatcgcttatcatcgtatggactcaatgctaatttactctgcgatactgaatacacttgatgttgtatagacattatcaatttaacgcaaactgatttttctagatgatcgtgaaggcatgctaaatagccgtcgaaagttatatttttaatcgtcacgttactcttaattcctttaatcttttttacatcGTCTTTGTCCTGTGCCCGAATCGCATACATTTTCGAGTGAAGACCCACAAACTCTGTCATGATTTTGCCTCCATTCTCATCCTTCATTAATCCTAATACTTTATTGTTCGCGATCGGAAAACCATACGCGttatttctgtcataattgGAAGTATCGTATCGGTGAATGTCACGTTTTATCATCTCGTACGCGTCGTCGCAAATAATCTGATAAATTAAACTGTCCGTGTCCGCGAACAAAATCCTGcatctttcttgaaaatttggaagcatgtagccataatgaaaatcatacaaatttaattttgatatgtccaacactgacatgcctatgtaaacaggtttataaaatttaatagaaagctGGTTTATTTTAACTGCGACAAAATCCTCGGAGAATACGGTACAGCAATGGAAATTTGGTCGAGCTATTAAACGCTCAGCACCGTGTCGACCGCTCCATCGCGAGAGCAACTTTACGTTCACATGATTCATCAGTTTGAGCAGATTCTTCGAGAAGTCATTGTTTGCGTTGGCGCGCAAcctcgtatttaaatctatgtaacggcgtaaccaacatgattgttcaaacttcagtatacgatgaattttctttaattttaaattatacctcAAACATTGCCGGAGGTATCGATAATGGAGAACGTAACGATTCTTATCGCTAAGCGTTGTCAACAGTTTCTTTTGCAACGCCCCAACCTCGTGAATCGGGCAAAATGGAAGATCCGCGTGAGCTTCATGAATTTCCTGAGGATACTCTAAATCGACCTCTAAAATGTACCCGACGGGACTGTCGATCGGCACGGAATTGATGTTGAAATTACTCGTATCGTCAACCCATTGGAAACCCCAGTACGGCAAAGGCTGCGACATGGCCCAGtcatacaaattattaacatcgaaATACATCAGATAGCTGATAGGTCGAAACATAGTCGTATGGGAAAAAGCCTTTCCTGGTTAGAAGATGAAAATCATCGTTCGAAAGACGATTGAATTGGCTCCTCGCGATACGCAAGTCGCTCTTGTCCAAGTACGACGACAACTTGTCCAGACTCGAATTCAGGAACTTGAACGAATCGATGAACCGAAACTTTATGCACGTCTTCCACGATTTTTTGATCACATCGTTATTCCTCTTAGTGTGTTTCGCGAAAGAAATGTACTTCTCTTTCGTCAGCGGTAACACGTCTATTTTACCTTCGAACGCGTTTGCCAATTCTTTGATGAAAAAGTGTGCGTCGAAGCCGGACAAATTGTGAAAAACCACCGGTATCACGTACGAGGATTGATAGCTCAGATTGCAACGGATGTGCGCCGGACCCCGATACACACCTGTGAAATGACAATGATCACGCACTCCCACGTCGTCATTACCGAGTGGTTCTTCGCACAcgtttcttgttcttcttcacGTATTCTTCGCAATACGTGGCGGTACGAAAAGTTGAGATTTGCGCGGCGGTCAACGGAGCCATTGGAACCGTTCGATCAAACACCGGCTGCAATTTACAGCTCAACTCGTACAACTTCGATGCAAACCATGCGGTACAATCTTTCTCATCACGATAAGCCCGATACTCGCTCAACGAACTGTCGTATCGACAATGGAGGTAGTAGCCTACGCTGAAGGCATGGTGATGTTGATATCTACAGTAAGCTCCATGACCTTGATCTTTCTGTTTCTCCAGCAGGCATTCCAAGTCTGCGTAGATAACGAACGGTGTCGGTTCCTTGTACGCATAATTCTTGAACTTCAGCCACTTATCGTCTTCCGTCGGAAGTTTCAAAGCACATTCATTCATTCGACTGCAATCGATCTCGTGAATGTTcaatttttcctgcgatttgaaatattgtagacacctgacaaaaaaaacataattttttaatttaatttttctcgcccaccaccatcaccaccatcatccaaaagaaagaaaaaaaatttacaTGTGTGGATCTTACCGATCGCAAATGTGCTTGTTGTGCTGCGTGATGATCTGAGATGAAACCAGACGAGATAAATTCCTAATACAGAGATAATGATTCCGCAAGTTTTCAGAGTCGTGTATGAGCAGCAAATATAAATGTTTCTCCCGCTTCGTTGAGGTCAAATGCAACGTCCGACATCTTTCTTGTTCCCCTCCCCATTCGACCACGTTCACGGAAACGTCGTTCACTTTTTCGAACTTTGGTATGTCCTTGAACAACATCGGCAATTGGAATCCCGCGGTGCGGAGCACGACGCTGTAATGCGGATAGGATGATGtgcgattcaaattatttttaggtGGATATAGGCTTGCCACCACTGCCCAATAGAAACATGCATTATTGTCGTTACTGTACACATTGAGGACTGCTTTCTTTAATTGCACTGTTCGAGGCACGGATGCCTGACAACCTGCTTGTAACGGCTGATACTTGTTTGAattcaccatcaaatgcaggatcttCGATAACGCCCATCCACTGTCTCGTCCTTCAAACTCTTCTATCGATGTCAAAAGCATTGGTACAACATCTTTCGCGTACCAGCGACGTAGATTCGATGATTGAAAGAGCGCGACGTTTCGCGTGCtaaaacttttcaccgaaacctcgtcgcgcagcacaaattctgcctccaatactacgttcacttttaacgacaaatgaacgttcaaaagttctgtaatgcgattcgtaactattcgcttcgcgtgttgcaagaaatgaCGTGTATCGAcatgctcgacgttgatcacaacgccggtcgatatacgattcttaaacgccgactcgatgttctcccaacgaagagtcgatgctctcgcgccaaCGTTTCCATACGAACCGCTACCAACGCGTAATGAAAACCGATGATCTAACGAGACCTTCAAAGTTTTCATACGACACATGATCGACAGCAAACTCGATTTTACACCTATGGATGCTTCGTTTTTTTCACAATGTTCATATATTTCCTACACCATTGTAAACattcaatacatgatttcgtccatTCGCGATACTCGTCCACAGTTCGAATCAACCTTGACATCTGTGTTAACGATTTCAACATGCCCTTGCAAACTTGCGCcatcttgtgaaaatattaatccacattaattatgaaaaacaagttttttcttttttgattTCACGTCGTCGGTTAAGTTTCCAGTTCTCACGAACGTAACTACACTATACAACCAACCATGCGGTGCACTCCCATCTCGATGATATGTAGTATCGCGGACGGTGAATCGATCGCGGGCCATTTCATTATAATTTGGCTAAATCGTTTCGTATAGATGAAACTCGCGCGACTCGTCAAATCTTTTCGCATTAGACGTTCCGTCGCTGTTTTCCACTCGAGCGGAAATTGATCGTTCAGGTATAAATTTATGACGTATCCCCAAGCCAAATTCTGTAATGTAGGAACCATCTCACGACGTATCTTCgtcactcgatgaaaaatacttcgataagaatttcacgcgtgaagcattgagtttctcggtcggtaaattaatgtcccctttgattttacgaatatcccaatcatcgtcgtcgtacaatgaatattccaatctcctcttcactttgttcaatggagggaggaaatcacctctggtcatacaccgttcaaattttgataatggtatcaacactggttcgacgcaaacataatcagtttctttacggtatttaaaaataatcctctTCAACCATCTCTTTGAACTACATTGCGTGTTCAAAGGAACGATTACTTTTAAAACatcaatactattgtatatcACGTAATCGAGCAAGTCTCGCGGTTTGAACACGCATGCACTCACGTATGAAAACCTAGCGTGCGGATATCTCGGACGAAAAACGGAGTACACGTCGCAGAAAATAACATCacaatatcgaataaaaatccgtcgaacaatgctcgaaaaattatgaacaccgtgttcaaatatcttagacgttgcgaacgattgcaacgATGGCACGTTCAACGCACCAACTTCCATACCAATTCCCAACTCAGTAgcaaataaaatgttcgctaacaaagggaaaaagcaaaaacagtaagagagagagaaaaaatacatctctcttcctgtccgcatcatttgcaagagagagaacaaccgctgcaatgcatccctctctcgctctctacaacattataccgagataaaaaaaacgttactttaataaatctcaacgagaccaaaatccccgatatcgcttcgcaagcgcgggtaaagcatccgcgagtctctccggatacaaaaccacaaacttctataaaGGCGTCGCGCCTAACGCGCACAAGAAAAATCCtgcatcgtttttgcaagagagagaacaaccgctgcatccccCCTCTCTCACGttctctacaatattataccgagataaaaaaacattactttaataaatctaataaacgagaccaaaatccccgatatcgcttcgcaagataagcaacttgcgggtaaagcatccgagaGCCTCTCACGATGACgcttccttccctttacccCCCCTCGCCGCGGTTTCAGCCATCCCCTCACCGTTGGTTGCAGAACGCTACCTATATACCTACTCCGCTACCTCTACCCTTACCTCTACGCTTGAACCTCTACCCcttcctctacgcatgtacatctcACTCCacccctacgcatgtacctctacctctacctccacttGTACCTCTACAACTACGCCTatacgtctacctctacctccacctctactaCTGTACCTCTActgctacctctacctctacgcctgtacctctacctgtacCACTACGCCTGTGCCTCCATCTCTAccgctacctctacctctacctctacatctaccactacctctacgcctgtacctctacctctacctctacctctacctctaccactacctctacctccacctctacgcctgtacctctacctctacctctacgtctgtacgcaacatctacctctaccactacctctacgtctacgcctGTATCTCCACCTCTACATCTACGtgtgtacctctacctctacctctaccactacgcctGTATCTCATCCTCTACTTATACGCATGTAccgctacctctacctctactcatGTACATCTAACTCGActcctacgcatgtacctctacctctacgcatgtacctctacctctatctctacgcatgtacctctacctctatctctacgcatgtacctctacctctacgcatgtacctctacctctatctctacgcctgtacctctacccctacctctacctctacctctacctcctcctctacctctacatcttcctctacctctatctttacCCATACGCCTGTACATCTTCCTCTACCTCTATATCTACGCCTGCACTTCCCCCTGTagctctacctccacctctacgtctgtacatatacctctacttctacgcctgtacctctacctctacctctacctctacctctacctctacctctacgcatgtacctctaagtCTACCCTGACGCATGTACCTTTACCttaacgcatgtacctctacctctacctctacgcatgtgcctctacctctacctctacttctacctctacctctatcttttCGCTTGTATCTCGACCTCTACCAGTACacatgtacctctacatctacctctacgcatgtaccactACCAATAAATCGACCACTAGCCTTGCgctggtacctctacctctacatctacgcctctacctctacatctacgcctgtacctgtacctctacctctacccctacctcaacctctactactgtacctctacatctacctctacctctacctccacctctacctctacctccaacTCTACCTCTACTCCAACctatacgcctgtacctctacctctacgtctacgtctgtacctctacctctacctcaacctctaccactacgtctacgcctgtagctctacctctacctcttcttCTACGCCGGTACCACTAACTCTAGGCCTATAACTCTACCccaacttctacgcctgtacct comes from Megalopta genalis isolate 19385.01 unplaced genomic scaffold, iyMegGena1_principal scaffold0077, whole genome shotgun sequence and encodes:
- the LOC143261975 gene encoding uncharacterized protein LOC143261975, with product MLLTSIEEFEGRDSGWALSKILHLMVNSNKYQPLQAGCQASVPRTVQLKKAVLNVYSNDNNACFYWAVVASLYPPKNNLNRTSSYPHYSVVLRTAGFQLPMLFKDIPKFEKVNDVSVNVVEWGGEQERCRTLHLTSTKREKHLYLLLIHDSENLRNHYLCIRNLSRLVSSQIITQHNKHICDRRMNECALKLPTEDDKWLKFKNYAYKEPTPFVIYADLECLLEKQKDQGHGAYCRYQHHHAFSVGYYLHCRYDSSLSEYRAYRDEKDCTAWFASKLYELSCKLQPVFDRTVPMAPLTAAQISTFRTATYCEEYVKKNKKRVYRGPAHIRCNLSYQSSYVIPVVFHNLSGFDAHFFIKELANAFEGKIDVLPLTKEKYISFAKHTKRNNDVIKKSWKTCIKFRFIDSFKFLNSSLDKLSSYLDKSDLRKAFSHTTMFRPISYLMYFDVNNLYDWAMSQPLPYWGFQWVDDTSNFNINSVPIDSPVGYILEVDLEYPQEIHEAHADLPFCPIHEVGALQKKLLTTLSDKNRYVLHYRYLRQCLRNNAYGFPIANNKVLGLMKDENGGKIMTEFVGLHSKMYAIRAQDKDDLERLPDFSNKWDMYA